A single Cryptococcus deuterogattii R265 chromosome 2, complete sequence DNA region contains:
- a CDS encoding protein-tyrosine-phosphatase has protein sequence MANKPPSQPLIQVPALFSIVEPGVYRSASPTPSQVPFLAGLNLKTIISLTPEHPIKPLLQFVRTTGISFVHLGLTHWRRPGTDWRPVRYEIIKTALEAYILDTRAHPVLLIDPLGVHQTGCLVGALRMMQGWNFASALMEYRAHAGSKHRYVDEHYIELFDSDLINLPAPQYRPSWWLACDEAEPQKVEMLASSNGGAGLLADANGATRAVV, from the exons ATGGCAAACAAGCCCCCCTCCCAGCCCCTCATTCAGGTCCCggccctcttctccatcgtCGAACCAGGCGTCTACCGCTCCGCCAGTCCCACTCCGTCGCAAGTGCCCTTCCTCGCCGGCCTCAATCTCAAAACGATCATTTCCCTGACCCCGGAACATCCTATCAAGCCTCTTCTACAATTCGTTCGTACAACCGGTATTTCGTTT GTCCATCTAGGACTCACCCATTGGCGCCGTCCGGGAACGGATTGGAGACCTGTCAGATATGAAATAATCAAAACTGCTCTCGAGGCTTACATCTTGGACACAAGAGCGCATCCCGTCCTACTCATCGACCC GCTGGGGGTTCATCAAACCGGCTGCCTTGTAGGCGCGCTGCGAATGATGCAAGGGTGGAATTTCGCCAGTGCTCTCATGGAG TACCGTGCCCATGCCGGAAGCAAGCACCGCTACGTCGATGAACACTATATAGAG CTATTCGATTCAGACTTGATAAACCTGCCAGCCCCACAATACCGACCTTCATGGTGGTTAGCTTGCGATGAAGCTGAACCGCAAAAAGTCGAAATGTTGGCATCGTCTAATGGAGGGGCGGGGCTACTCGCAGACGCGAACGGCGCAACTCGGGCAGTTGTCTAA